CTTTATTCTCGCTATCGACGGTGGTGACCATATAGGCGTTATGCTGCCCGGTGCCGTGGGGCTTGTCTTGACGGCGTGGGCAGTGTGGACACGGCATCATCCTTTCAAAGTTCCTGCGCTGCAAGGACATCCCATGACGGCATGTATACTGATCCTCTTCGGTTTTGGATTGGCATCATTTCTGGTTGTGCAATCCTTTATTTTGTACTACGCGATTCCCGGTGAGACCATAGAGACAGACTGGTGCGTCGTGTTGGGCGCCGGGGTACGTAAAGAAGAGCCGACCAAAACGCTGCAGCGGCGCATCGACGCGACCGCAGCATATTTGAAGCGTTATGACGCGGTCCGTGTTATTGTTTCCGGCGGTCTTGGTGCGAAAGGTACCATCAGTGAAGCGGAAGCAATGGAACGCGGTCTTGTGGAGGCGGGCATTGATCGCGCCCGTATTATTTTGGAGCCGTCGGCATCCAGTACGTGGGAGAATCTGCGTTATGCTCTTGCGCTTATAGAAGCCGAAGATCCTGCTGCGGACAAATCCGGCGAAAAGCTCCGTGTCGCCGTGGTCACCAGCAATTTCCACTTTTTTAGAGTGCAGCTCCTTGCTGCCCGTCTTGATATGACCGTATGTCCTGTTGTTGCGTCAACCCCTTGGTATCTGCTGCCCAATGCCTGTCTGCGCGAGTATTTCGCTGTTGTGAAATCTTGGGTTATTGACCGTTAATTGCTTCGCTTCTGCCCGGCAGAAGCATGAAAAACAGGTGAGGGATAGCTTGCACTCTTTCCGGGATAAGGTTATACTGTATCCTGTCAATTTTTTGGAAAATACGCCTGAAAGGAAGTTGTTTATGCGTTTCAGCTATCTGTTGGTTATTTTTTGTTTGAGTACCCTTGCCGTTTTTGGCCAATGTCCGCCTGAAGGGGATCAGGTTTACCGTGAATTGTCGGCCGATGCCTATAAAGATCGGATGACGGCAGCATGGATTGGTCAGATGGCCGGTGTCGGCTGGGGTGTCCCTACGGAGTTTAAATTTAACGGCCGCATCATTCCGGAAGCGGATGTACCCGCTTGGGCCCCTGAAATGGTCAATCAATTTGAAGAAGACGATCTCTATGTAGAAATGACCTTCATTCGCAGTTTAGAAGAGTACGGATGGTCGGTGAGCCTTCGCCAAGCGGGCATCGACTTTGCCAACAGCAAATATCAACTGTGGCACGCCAACAAATTTGGCCGCCGCAATTTGCGTGAAGGTATTGCGCCGCCCGATTCGGGACATCCCCAATTTAATAGTCATGCCGATGATATCGACTATCAGATTGAAGCTGACTTCAGCGGGATTTTGACGCCCGGCCTGCCTGCCGCCGCCGTAGAATTGGGAGAGCGTTTCGGTCGGTTGATGAATTACGGTGACGGACTTTATGGCGGTCAGTTTATCGGCGCCATGTATAGTGAAGCCTTTTTCGAACAGGATCCGAAAAAGCTGGTGGAAGTGGGCTTGCGCGCCATCCCCGAAGACAGCCAATATCATGAGTGCATCAGCGACGTGCTTCGTTGGTATGGGGAAGAGCCCAAGGATTGGCAGGCGGTCTGGCATCGAATCAACGAAAAATATCATCTGAACCCGGATTATCGCCGCAGCTCGTGCAGCACGGATAACGAATTCAATATAGACGCCAAAATTAACGGTGCCTATGTGGTGATGGGCTTACTTTACGGTGATAAGGATCCCGATAAGACCATAGAAATTGCCATGCGCTGCGGTCAAGATTCCGATTGTAATCCCTCCAGTGCCGCGGGCATTTTGTTTGCAACGCTGGGCTGTGACGGGATCCCGGAGAAATATACGCAGGCACTTAAGCGTGATGTGAGGTTCAGTTATACCTCCTACAGTTTTGATGAGCTCATCGCTGTGTGCGAAAAGCTGTGCCGTGAGGCGATTTTGCATCATGGAGGAACGATCAAGACCGATGATTCCGGAAAAGAATTGTTCTGCATCCCTGAGATTGCACTGACACCGGGCAAGGCAGAACAATGCCACACACCCGGTCCTATTGCCAATTCTCGTTTCAGCGAATCCGAAATGGCACAGATCACGGAAAAGGACTAAGCGCCGGTCTAGCCCGGCGGCGATGACATCGGTTCTTGCGGCTTACGCCTCGTCGAAAGTGTAGGGCGCACGCATGCTCCGTTGGAGATGGCTGTTCGCTTCGTCGTCGGTGAAACGCTCCGTCTTCGGATCCCACTCCAGCTTGCGGCCGACCCAGCGCGTGATGTTGATCAAGTGGCACAGGGTTGTGGTGCTGTGCCCGATCCGCACGTCGGTGATGGGTCTCTGTCGGGATCGGATACAATCGAGCCAGTTCTGCATGTGGTCTTTGCTGACTTCGAGATGGACGTCCGTATCCGCCAGTTTTTCACGAACCAAGCGTTTAGGTCGTGAACTGTATTTGCCTCGGTCGACTAAGATTTCTCCTTCGTCACCTTGGAAAACACCGCCGCCCATGGGGCCTTTGTTGTCTAGGTGTACGGTGATGCCGTTTGCGTAACGGAAGGATACGGGCGCTTTGCCGCCTTCTCCCTCAATCCATAGCTCCACCGGTCCGTCATGATCCATGCCCAAGGCCCACTGGATAATATCAAGGCCGTGCGGGCCCCATCCGGTCACTTCGCCGCCTGAATAGGGGCGGTATGAAATCCAGCCCAAGGGACCGCGTTCGTCCGTTTTGTTGTTGCCCCGCGGCGCGTAGAGCAGTTCGTGGTACGGGCGCGGTTCGGTCTGTCCGCACCAAAAATCCCAGTCTAAGCCTTCGGGAACAGGTTGCTCGGGAAGCGTACATTCCCAGGGGCTGGGGTAATTGTTGGTGTGCACGGTGTGTATGGTTCCTGCCCGTCCGTTGCGAACCATTTCGCAGCCGACGCGGCAGGCTTCCATGGAACGCTGCATGCTGCCTGTGGTTACGATACGCCCGTATTTTTCGGCGGCATCCACCATATACTGTCCCTCACGGACGGTGAGGTTCATGGGTTTTTCCACGTACACATCTTTGCCCGCCTCACAGGCATGAACCGTATTGAGGGCATGCCAATGGTCAGGGGTGGCAACGATGACAGCGTCTACATTGGGATCTTGCAGCAGGTCACGGTAATGATGGTATGTTTTGGCTTGTGGGAAACGTTCCAGGGCACGATCCAGCCGAGCACTGTAACAATCGGCGAAAGCGACGAGTTCGGCTCCTTCCCTTGGGAATTGTTTCATCAGATCGGAGCCTTGCCGACCGGGTCCGATTACACCGACGCCGATGCGGTCATTGGCGGCGGCTTGCCCATTTCTGCCCAGGACACCGCTGCGAAGGATGAGGGGCGCAGCGCCCAACGCAGTACCGTAACGCAAACTTCTTTCCAAAAAAGAGCGTCTGCTCCATGATTTTTTAGGGTTCATCTCGAAGCCTCCTGTTTATTCTTTAATTGATGATTTATTATTGAAGAAAGAACGCCCAGAATACAAGCATCTGAGCGCGTTTTGTGGTGGAGCGGTTGTTTTAAACCGACGATTATTGTATAGTATGCCAAGGTTTATGGGTATAATT
The window above is part of the Candidatus Hydrogenedentota bacterium genome. Proteins encoded here:
- a CDS encoding Gfo/Idh/MocA family oxidoreductase, which translates into the protein MNPKKSWSRRSFLERSLRYGTALGAAPLILRSGVLGRNGQAAANDRIGVGVIGPGRQGSDLMKQFPREGAELVAFADCYSARLDRALERFPQAKTYHHYRDLLQDPNVDAVIVATPDHWHALNTVHACEAGKDVYVEKPMNLTVREGQYMVDAAEKYGRIVTTGSMQRSMEACRVGCEMVRNGRAGTIHTVHTNNYPSPWECTLPEQPVPEGLDWDFWCGQTEPRPYHELLYAPRGNNKTDERGPLGWISYRPYSGGEVTGWGPHGLDIIQWALGMDHDGPVELWIEGEGGKAPVSFRYANGITVHLDNKGPMGGGVFQGDEGEILVDRGKYSSRPKRLVREKLADTDVHLEVSKDHMQNWLDCIRSRQRPITDVRIGHSTTTLCHLINITRWVGRKLEWDPKTERFTDDEANSHLQRSMRAPYTFDEA
- a CDS encoding YdcF family protein, coding for MTVLKKIVVACGILGMADTAFILAIDGGDHIGVMLPGAVGLVLTAWAVWTRHHPFKVPALQGHPMTACILILFGFGLASFLVVQSFILYYAIPGETIETDWCVVLGAGVRKEEPTKTLQRRIDATAAYLKRYDAVRVIVSGGLGAKGTISEAEAMERGLVEAGIDRARIILEPSASSTWENLRYALALIEAEDPAADKSGEKLRVAVVTSNFHFFRVQLLAARLDMTVCPVVASTPWYLLPNACLREYFAVVKSWVIDR
- a CDS encoding ADP-ribosylglycohydrolase family protein, which gives rise to MRFSYLLVIFCLSTLAVFGQCPPEGDQVYRELSADAYKDRMTAAWIGQMAGVGWGVPTEFKFNGRIIPEADVPAWAPEMVNQFEEDDLYVEMTFIRSLEEYGWSVSLRQAGIDFANSKYQLWHANKFGRRNLREGIAPPDSGHPQFNSHADDIDYQIEADFSGILTPGLPAAAVELGERFGRLMNYGDGLYGGQFIGAMYSEAFFEQDPKKLVEVGLRAIPEDSQYHECISDVLRWYGEEPKDWQAVWHRINEKYHLNPDYRRSSCSTDNEFNIDAKINGAYVVMGLLYGDKDPDKTIEIAMRCGQDSDCNPSSAAGILFATLGCDGIPEKYTQALKRDVRFSYTSYSFDELIAVCEKLCREAILHHGGTIKTDDSGKELFCIPEIALTPGKAEQCHTPGPIANSRFSESEMAQITEKD